GTCTTTCGTCAATTTCTGAGCCGGTTCTGTCGACTTCACAAATTCGCACACTTCCTTGCCGATTTGGTCGTACAGCTTATCCCAGATGTCAGAAACTGTATCGATAACGGAGAGGTCGTCCATGGCGTATTTCTTATCGACTTCGGGAACGACACGATAAACGTTCTTTTCGCCAATGTTTGCGCATGCCTGGAAATAGCCGGATCTGCCTGTGCGTGCCACCCATTCTTCCATGATGTATTTACCCCAGCCGATGATACTGTGGTCGGTTGGTGCTTTATTGGCAGAACGCATTCCCGTATTGAATGAGAGGATCTTGTAGTTGTCCTTGAATTCCTTGACCTTGTTCAAACCGGATTCCAGAACCATGATGGGGTCGTTGGACCACATGCCGCCATCGCAATAAATTTCCGTTTTACCATTCTTTTCGCGACTTACAGGATCAAAATACGTTGGGGCAGAGCAGCTCGAGAGCACAGCAAACCACTGGTCAGACATGCCATCGCCACGGTCCCAGACCTTTTCAACGCTATCGCCATTCATGAACGTTGAAGGGATAAAAATGGGCTTCTTGAATTCGTACATCTTGTAACGGAAATTCTGCTGCAAGAGCTTTTTGAGATTCGTATTGTCGTAACGATGGTAATCCGAAGAGAGAATGTTCAAAAATTGCGGTGTTTTGACCTTGGTAAAGATGGCTGGCAAATTGCATCTGTAAAGGTCGTAAAGCTGGCTTGCTGTCATGCCGGAGCAAAGACCTGCCGCAACGATAGAACCGGTTGAGGTTCCCGCAAAAGCAGCGCCTGCGTCAGCAAGATGAGAAGAAAGGTCTGCTTCCAGACGGCGCATAAACTGCAAAGGACCGATGCCAAGAGCACCACCGCCCGAAATAGCAATCGCAAGTTTCATAAAATTCTCCCTGGTAAATAGTTCTATTAAAGTTTGTCTAAAAATAATAAAATATTCTGTACAAAGAAAAAAAAGAGCGGCAAGATTTCTCTTGCCGCGTATGAGACTCCGCATTCAACTATCGCATACAAGAACTTGTGACGTTGAATGCTCCGCGCTACGAAGGCTACTTAATAGTAGCCTCCTTCGCTTGGCGGTGGACGCCCGCTTTTAAAACAAAACACCCCGTCACTCATCGTGACGGGGCGTTTTAGTAAAGGGGAGATCCCCGCCTTCGCGGGGATGACATCCATTACAGGCTGATCAACCCTTCCGTATCCTTGGACATGGCGTCGTAGAAGGCATAGCGGGCGTCCACTTCCTTCTGGAGGTCGTCGGCGAGCTTCTTGGCCACTTCCGGATTGTTACGGGTGAGCTGCTTGTAGCGGTTTTCGGTGTAGATGTATTCTGCAACCGGAATCGTCGGCTTCTTGGAGTCGAGGATAAGCGGGGCCTTTCCTTCGGCGGCGAGAGCCGGGTTGTAACGGAGCAGAGTCCAGTAACCGGAATCCACGGCCATCTTCTGGTGCTGAAGCTGGCTGTTGAGATCGAAACCGTGGTTGATGCAGGGGCAGTAGCAGATGATCAGGGACGGACCATTGTGTGCTTCTGCTTCCTGGAGAACCTTCAGGGCCTGAGCGTCGTTTGCACCGAGGGCGATACGGCCCACGTAAACGTTCTTGTAGCTCATGGCGATAAGGCCGAGGTCCTTCTTGCCAGCGCGCTTACCAGCGGCAGCGAAGAGGGCGACGGCGCCACGGTTCGTGGCCTTGGAAGCCTGTCCACCGGTGTTGGAGTACACTTCGGTATCGAGGACGCAGATGTTCACGTTTTCGCCGGTAGCCATGACGTGGTCGAGACCACCGTAACCGATGTCGTATGCCCAACCGTCACCACCGAAGATCCATACGGACTTCTTCACGAGGTAATCGGCGAATTCGTCGCGGAGGCTGACGGATGCGTCGTCGGTTGCATTGGCGAGGGCAGCCTTCAGGGCGGCAACGTTTTCACGCTGGGCCTTGATGCCGGCTTCATCGTCCTGCTTCTGGGTCGTGAGCTTTTCCTTGAGTTCTGCAGGAACGTTCACGGCTTCGAGGAGGCTGAGTGCCTGCTTGGCATGCTTCGTGATAGCGAGGCGCATACCGAGACCGAATTCGGCGTTGTCTTCGAAGAGGCTGTTGGCCCAAGCCGGACCGCGGCCTTCCTTGTTCTTTGCCCACGGTGTGGTCGGCAGGTTACCGCCGTAAATGGAGGAGCAACCCGTAGCGTTAGCGACAACCATGCGGTCGCCGAAGAGCTGAGAAACGAGACGCACGTAAGCGGTTTCGCCGCAGCCTGCGCAGGAGCCGGAGAATTCGAACAACGGTTCGAGGAGCATGGCCTGCTTGACGAGATTCTTGTTGACCTTGGTACGGTCGAATTCCGGGAGATCGACGAAGAAGTCCCAGCACTTGCCTTGCTGAACCTTGATGGGTTCCTGCGGCACCATGTTGATAGCCTTCTTGGTGGCGTCGGTCTTGTCCTTACCGATACAGGCCTGCGTACAAACGCCGCAACCTGTACAGTCGTAGCTGGACACGGAAATTGCAAATACCGGCTTTTCGGAACCTTCGAGCTTGAAGCCCTTGGCCGGAGTGAACTTGAAGCCTTCCGGAGCGTTTGCAACGGCGGATTCGTCCACAACCTTCATACGGATGGCTGCATGCGGGCAGACCATAGCGCACTTGCCGCACTGCACGCAAGCGTCCGGATTCCAGGACGGGATGTTGAGGGCGAGGTCGCGCTTTTCGTACTTGGTGGTAGCGGTCGGGAACACACCATCGCAAGGCATCTTGGAAACGGGGAGCTGTTCGCCGTTGCCCTTGATGATTTCTGCGGTGACTTCGTTCACGAACTTCGGAGCGTTGCCGTGGATCGGAGCGCGGAATTCCTTGGTGCTGGTGACAGCGGCCGGAACCTTGACTTCGAAGAGGTTAGCAAGAGAAGCATCGATAGCGTCCCAGTTCTTCTGGACGACTTCCATACCCTTCTTGGCGTAAGTCTTTTCGGCGTACTTCTTGATGTACTTGATAGCAGTTTCTGCATCGAGAACGTTACCGAGCTTGGAGAAGAAGCAGGTCTGCATCACAGTGTTGATGCGGCGGCCCATGCCGGTCTTTGCGGCAACGGCGTAAGCGTCAATGACGAACACCTTGAGGTGCTTCTTGATGATGGCTTCCTGCACCGGACGCGGGAAGGTATCCCAAACAGTGTCAGCGGAGTGCGGGGTGTTCACGAGGAACGTTGCACCGACCTTGGCATACTTGAGCATGTCGATGGATTCGAGATGCGGAGTATGGTGGCAAGCAACAAAGTCAGCTTCGTTTTCGCCAATGAGGTACGGGGCGTCGATGATGCTCTTACCAAAGCGGAGGTGAGAGGTGGTCATGGAGCCGGACTTCTTGGAGTCGTAAACGAAGTAGCCCTGAGCGTAGTTGTCGGTTTCGTTACCGATAATCTTGATGGAGTTCTTGTTGGCACCGACAGTACCGTCAGAGCCGAGACCGAAGAACATTGCCTGGAAGAAGTCGCTTTCGAGCTTGAAGTTCGGGTCGATGGTGAGACTCGTGTGGCAAACGTCGTCGTTGATACCGACTGTGAAGCGTGCCTTCGGTTCTGCCTTGGAGAGTTCGTCGAAGATGGCCTTGACCATAGCCGGCGTGAATTCCTTGGAAGAAAGACCGTAGCGGCCGCCGATCATCTTCGGCATAGCCATCTTGCCTGCCATCACGGCTTCGGAAATAGCGGTCAGGGCATCCTGGAAGAGCGGTTCGCCTGCGGAACCCGGTTCCTTGCAGCGGTCGAGGACGGCAATCTTCTTGACTGTCTTCGGGAGAGCGGCAACGACAGCTTCCATCGGGAACGGACGGTAGAGGCGGATGTTGACGAGACCGACCTTTTCGCCCTTCCCGTTGAGGTACTTGACGGTGTCACCGATGGTGCAGGTCGAAGAACCCATAGAAATGATTACGCGTTCTGCATCAGCAGCACCGACGTAGTCCACGATGTGGTACTGACGGCCAGTGTAGCTAGCAACCTTGTCCATGTACTTCTGGACAATTTCCGGAACCTTTGCATAGAACGGGTTCACGGTTTCACGACCCTGGAAGTAAACGTCCGGGTTCTGGGCGGTACCGCGCATAGTCGGGCGGTCCGGTGTGAGGCAGCGTTCGCGGCATGCCTTCACATACTTTTCGTCGATAACGTTACGGATAACGCCGTCTTCGAGAGCTTCAATCTTCATCACTTCGTGAGAAGTGCGGAAGCCGTCAAAGAAGTGCATAAACGGAACGCGGCTTTCGAGCGTAGAAGCGTGGGCCACGAGAGCGAGGTCCTGGCATTCCTGGACGCAGCTGGAGGCGAGCATTGCAAAACCCGTCTGGCGGCAAGCCATAACGTCGGAGTGGTCACCGAAAATGGAAAGGCCCTGCATAGCAAGAGCACGTGCAGTGACGTGGAAGACCGTGGGGGTCAGTTCGCCCGCAATCTTGTACATGTTCGGGATCATCAAGAGAAGACCCTGAGATGCGGTGAAGGTCGTGGTCAAAGCACCGGCCTGCAAAGCACCGTGAACGGTACCGGCAGCGCCACCTTCGGACTGCATTTCAAACACGCGGGGAACCTGTCCCCAAATATTCTTCTTGCCTGCAGCACTCCAGTTGTCGGCGTGCTCAGCCATAGGACTAGACGGTGTAATCGGGTAAATAGCAGCAACTTCGCTAACAGCAAACGCTACGCTAGCGGTGGCTTCGTTACCGTCACACGCAATCATCTTTTTTGCCATGGATATCTCCGTTTTTAGGTTTTTTCGTAAAAAATCTGATCATATACACCTTCGGCGTGCATTACACGCAAAAAGGGCAAAAATCCACGCATAAAATTAAATAAGATTACCCAAAACGGACAACCAATTTTTGAAAAAAGTTTAAAAATTAAGCAGCTTTTGGTTAATCTCGATTTCAAGTCCCGCGTAACTTTGGCCGAACTTTTGGCGAAGCGTGGTCGTAAGGCCATCGGACTTGCCCAAATACGGGTAATTCTTGCGGATTTTAAGCCACGGGGCGCGTTCGTGGATGTTCTGGATGAGCGTTTGCGCAATTTTTACTTCGGCAGGTCGGCTCGGGTCATAGAGAATCCCGACATCGGCATCGCGCTCGACACCATTTAATACAGGCGTAAAGCTATGAATACCGAGGTGGATGACCTTGAGCGGCGCTTCCTTAGGTGCATTTTTCTCATTTTTGCGCGCTCTCGCAGGAATTTCACTCGCGACAAAGTTTTCAATTTTCTCACGGTATTTTTCCCAAAGACTCATCATGTGCGATTTTACGGTATTTGGTAATCCAACAGTAAATTCAGAAAAGAACGTCTTGTTGGTCGCACTGCGGTTCATGTCGACCACGAGTCTCGAGAACCGACTAGAGCAATGGAAGTCGGGCTTTAATCGTTTTACAAGATTTGAAAATACTTTATATGCACCAATGTCGTAAGCGCGGTGGGAGGCGAGAACGTCATCGGGAATCTTGGAATCGCGGAGTGCGCGCAGGACGAAATCCGGCACAGCGTTGCTCGCATGTTCGCAGGTAATCATCAGTGCCGGAGCTTTCATTACTTTTTCTCCACGACCAGGATGTTTCCGTCGTACGTCATGACACCCAGCAAAATGCTGTGGATTAGGCGGAACTTGTCGACTTTGTAATAAGGGCCGCTTGCCATCGGGTTCGTACAATCCGGGTCTGCAACCATGAACTGCTTCTTTTCATCGAGTCCGTAAAGCACTACGAAATGCCCCATCGGCTCGCCGTGAATATCGTCAAAGACGGACTGGTCTTTTTCGTTTGTGTATTCGCGAGGGGAACGATAAAGATAGGTGGCGCTGAGGCCGCAAAGCACCGGAATGTCTCGCTTGAAATAGCTTTCGAACATGCTTGCGCGAAGGTCTGCGGTAGCGACTGTTCCGCCAAGGTCAATGAATCTGATATAGGCATCAATTGCCTTTTTGAGCTTGGGGGCGTGTTTTGCCTTGTGCAAAGCGACCAGCTTTTCGCGGAGCTCGGGCATCTTGAGCTTGCTCCACGTCGGGTCAAAAATCTTTAAATTATAAGAATAAATGGTAGCCTTGAATCCGCGCTTGAGGGCGTCGATACCAAGAAAAACGCCTAGCGTGCCACCTTCTTCCAAAAATTCGATTTCGGAAATGAGCTTTTTAAGGGGAATGTTATAGCCAAGATAAGAGTAAACAGCGTGTAGGCTAGTCGGTCCGCACGTAACATCGTCTGGCTGAGGGAGTATTTTCAAATCCATCGAGTGCCTCGTTATTAACCGTGGCGGTTTGATCATCAAATCGTCAATCCGCGCGTAAATATAGAAAAATTTATTTAGTTATCTTTTGTGTATGAGCAAGTATTTTGAGGCTTTCGTTTCTGTCTTTTTTGCAATCGCGTTTTGGGCGTGTTCGGATTCTTCGGTGGGCGCGGCGGACGAGGATTCTCGCGCAGGCATTTTCGTTGACGCTCGCGATTCGCAAAGCTACAAGACCATTGAAATTGGTGGCCTAGTCTGGATGGCTCAAAACTTGAATTATTTCGATGATTCGGACTCGCTTTACAAAAGAACGTTTTGCTATAACGATAGCACTGAATATTGCGAAAAGCAGGGACGACTTTATGCCTGGAATGTAGCGATGGTCGCTTGTCCGGAAGGTTGGAAAATCCCATCAAAAGCTGATTTTGACAACTTGGTTGAAGCTGTAGGCGGTTTTGATTTTGCTGCAGATTCATTGATGTCATTGGACTTTGTTTCAGAAATCGGTGGCGGTTACCATTTCTTAGAATACTATAATTATTTTGACGAATACGCCTACTTTTGGACGACAGACGAGGTCCGTGCAAATTACGCCCGCACTGTAATGCTCGAAAAAGACTGCTCTAGCGTATCGTACGATGAAACTTACGAAGAATTTGCCCTCTCCGTCAGATGTGTGAGGAAATGAAAATGCGACTTTGGCTCTTTACTTGTCCTGATGATTTTGCTGCTGAACATGACGATATCGAAGAAATGTTTCGCCGAGGTTTAACCCGTTTGATTCTCGACAAGCGTGGGCGCGGTGGCAATGCTCGCGCAACATTCAACGATTACGATCGATGGCTGCTTGGTCTCCCGATGGAATTGCGCGACCGCATCTGGGTGCGTGGAACGCCAGACATGGCCGAAGAGCTTGATGTTCGCGGTTGCGTCTGCGATGCGCAAAGCTTTATGGGCGAGGTTCCCGAAAGCTGGAAACGCATCAACTGCGTTGCTCTTTGCAAAAATGCGGAAGAAGCCGAAAAGCTCCCGGAATGGGTGGCGGGCGCTCTAGTCGGCCCGATTATGCAGCCGCTTTCGGCGATTGAACCTGTTGAAACGCTTGAATCTTCTTTAAGTATAAACGCAAAAGCCTCCCTCATTTTATGGGGAGGCGTCGATACGGATACGATTGACGATTTTAAGAAGTTATCGCCCGCCGGAGTCGCTTCGCTCGGTGGCGTCTGGAATTACGCCGACCCCGTGAATGCTTTTATAAAGCTTAATAGATTGGTCAATAGCATTTAGTCAATGGACATTGGTTTCTGTTAGGCGACTCTGCCGTGATTCTTTAACCAATGACTAATAACCAGTGACTAACGACTATTTTACTACGAACATTCCGTTACGCGGCTTGCCAGAAAGCCTGTTACCGAGTAAATCAAAATAGATGGGGTTGCGTTTCAGACGTAAATCCTTGCGGCTTTCGCGCATTCCTCGGTTACCAATGCTTACCGGAGGTTGTTCTACATACGGCTTGTCCGGGTCATCTACGACAATCTTGATTTTTGCAACGCTCTTGCAGCCTGTTTCGTTTGTGTACGTCACAGTGTAATAGCCACTCTTGGTGCCATCCAGATTCTTAAGCGTGTTTTCTCGGGTTGTGGACTTGAACCCGTCTGGACCTTCCCAGCTCCAAATTTTGCCATCCCACGGGTGCGGGCCAAGCTGCACTGTAGCGCCTTTTGCAACTTTCACATCAAGCGTTTCGTTCCAGCCGCCATCGCCTACTTTCACGTAAGGGATAATCTTTGTTGCGCTACATGGTCCAACAACTTTCTTGCCATCGCAAACACCGATGGAATCGGGAATGTCGATGACTTTTGCTTCAAAGTCCGGAGTGGGGAAAGCCTTCATGAGCGCTGCCGTTTCTGCTGCGGTAAGCGGGAGGATTGTACCGTGACGTGGCGTGAATGCGCCGCTTGTCTTGGTGTTCTGCACGAATTTGAATGTATTGAGGTCCGAGCTAGACGTGAACTGGTAATGCCCATTCACGTAGCAGTCGTACATCAAGACCCAGGAATTTTGGTTGATGAGCTTGAACACTCCTGCACCTTCGACAGCTTCGGTCGTCTGTTGCAATGCACCACTGCGTTTGTACCAGGTCGGGGCTTTAGTGCCGTTTTCCGAGGTTAATGTCTGCGCCTGCACCTTGCAGATGCCGCCATCGCCTTCGTTCTTGTAAAACGCGTGATAAAGCTTGTCTACTGGATTATAGACAATGTCCATGTCAATGGTCGATTTGCCGCGGTCAAAGAAATGTATCGGTTCACCTTCGAGGTCGGTAAAGTCTTCGTTGGCGTAATTGAAAAACACCTTGTCATAAGGAATGGTCCCGTCATTGGTCAACAGCGAGTAATAAACAAGTGGCCTGCCCTTGCTCCCGTCCTTGTTCACATAATTTGCGTCCCAGATGGTTTCGGGCGCCCACACGCGCGTGACGTTTGCAAAGTTCTTGCCTTTGTACTTGTCCGGAAAATGCACCGTGCTGTGTTTCCAGTTGATGAGGTCGCGGGACTTCATCAGCACCATGCCACGGTTACTAGCCCATCCTTCGGCACTCTTCATGTCTGTATTTACCATGTAGAACCAGCCATCAGGCGCACGTAGCACATGCGGATCACGGAGGCCTTTTTTGATACTCACGGAGTCGGCGGCCACGACGCGCTTGCCGTTATTCATCGGGGTGAAGTTGTATCCGTCGTTACTGAGGGCGTAATAGATGTTTTCGTTGTCGTTGGCTGGAAAATATGCAAAGAGGTAGTTGGAGTATGGTTCAAATCCGTGGATGGAAACTTTGTTCTTTACAACTTGTTTTTTATCGCTCAAATAGTCTTGCACGGTCGCCGTGAGCGTGACTTCTTTGTTTTCGCCGACAAAACGACCATTGATGTGTCCATCATGGGTGAGGAACAGCGTATCGCTGCTTTCCCAGGTGATTGCAAAGGATTCTCCGCCCAACTTTATCGTGTCGGGGAGGGTAAGGTCATTATAAAGGTCGTTGATTATGTTGCCAAGGGCCACGCTATCGACAGCTCGATAGAACGGAGTGATATCGACAATTTCATCGGCTTGAACTGTGCTAGCCAGAAATGCGCTAGTAAAGAGTACTTTGGTCCATCCCAAACGATTTTTCATAAAAACTCCAAATTTATATTCCTAATATACTTTCTGCTATGACGAAAATCACTAAATCATGGTGTGGAACCTTTGAGAAATAATCCATAGAGAAAAATAAGACTATTTTATGTTCTATGGTGTAATAAAATGAGTTGTAATATTTAGATTATTTAACGTATATTATGAATATGGAACGTTCGCGTTTAAAAATTTTAGTTGTTGATGATACCAAGACGAATATTGACGTGTTGGAAGGTATTCTGTCGAATGACTATGATGTTTGTGTTGCTCTCAATGGTAAAAAGGCGATTGAGCTTACCGAAAAAATTAAGCCAGACCTGATTTTGCTTGATGTCATGATGCCCGAAATGGATGGTTATGAGACTTTGAGGATCATGCGCGAAAAAAACATTTTGCAAGGGATTCCGGTTATTTTCCTAACTGCCAAGGCTGATAGCAAGAGCGAACAGATAGGTCTAGACCTCGGTGCTGTAGACTATATTACCAAACCGTTCAACCCGGCTCTCGTGACGCTCCGCATCAAAAACCAGCTCCAGCTAAAGCTCCAGCGCGACCACTTGCACGATCTTGTCGATGAAAAGACGGCGGACCTCCGCAGGACGCTTAAGGTCATGCTTACGAGTCTTGGTTCGCTTGCCGAATACCGCGATCCTGAGACGGGTGAGCACATCAAGCGTACACAGATTATTGTACAGCGCCTTGCGGAAGAGTTGCGTAAAAACTCAAAATTCACTGAAACGATTACACCGGAATACATTGAGAATTTAGCGACCGCAGCACCGCTCCATGATATTGGCAAGGTCGGCATTCATGACCGTATTTTGCGCAAGCCGGGAACGCTTACGCAAGATGAACGTGAAATCATGATGCAGCACCCGCAGATGGGTTACGATGTTTTGCAAGAGGCGACCAAGGAACTGCACGACAGTCCGATGGTACGTATCGCCGCTGAAATGGCTCTTGGCCACCATGAACATTGGAACGGCGAAGGTTACCCGAACCACAAGAAAAAAGACGATATTCCCATAGGGGCTCGCATCATGGCGGTTGCTGATGTTTATGATGCTCTTGTTTCGAAGCGCCCGTACAAAGATCCGTATCCGCACGAAGTGGCTGTCAAAGAAATTGTCAAGGGCCGCGGGACGCAGTTTGACCCCGATGTTGTTGATGCGTTCCTCGCCATAGCAGACCAATTGCCCGAAATTTACGAACGGTTCAAAGACACTTCTTCTTCCGAGGAATGTAAGGATTGACACCAAGTCCTATAAATGAAAAAAAGCGCCACCTCAGCTGGCGCATTTCGCTCGTTTATACCATACCGATGCTTGTCTTTACCATCGTGTTGGTCGTTGTTTTTTCGAACTTTCTAAAATCCACCTTAATTACGTCTTCGTACAGTTCTTCGGAATCTAAATTTCAGGACAAAGTTGTTGTCGATCTTGAACTGTTCTTCTCGAAATTTGAAAAGCATTTCAAGCCACTTCCACAAATTCTCCAGCATACAAAAGAATCTGAAATCAAGAAGGTGTTGAAAAAGCACCAGCAGTCATCTCCTTTTATTGTTGATGCCTATTATGGCAATAAGAATGGCAAGTATATTTCTGCAAATGATTATAAGCTCGAAGAAGGCAAAAAAGAATTTCGCATAAGAACTTGGTATTTGGAAGCTTCTCGGCACAAGGGGCTTGCTATCACGGGTCCCGAAATAAATGCAAAAGCCAAGAAGCGCGTGCTCACGTATTCATATCCGCTTTGGGAGAAAAATCGAACGTTTATGGGGGCTGTCGCCGTCGATGTCGATTTGCAAAAAGTCCGTCAGTTGATGGGGGAATTTGCTAGGACTGACGGCGGTATTACGATGCTTGTGAGTTCGGAAAACGATAGCCTGTTTACGTATTTCCCGTATGAAACCAATTTGCATAATATAGTTACGGATACTGTTGCGGGGCTTTTACACCTTGTCCAGGATGATATCCAGATTGAAAATTTGGATTCTGTGAACGTGACTCTTTTTGAAAAGACAAACGTCGAAAATCGCAAATTGATTTTTTTAGTTAAGCCGTTAAAAAATGCGCCGTTTTATGTTGTCCATGTGATTCAAAAAAACAAGGTCGTTGCGAAGGTTCAAGAAAATCTGTACGCCATTATTTTGGTTGTGTCGCTTATTGTAGTTTCGTTGATTTTCCTCACGTGGCTTATTGTGCGTTTCCTTTTCAAGTTCTTTATTCAAAAAGACTTGAACGAAAGTGTCAGTTCCAGTACGATGTTCGAGACGCTTTTGGGGAGTGATAACTTTAGACTTATCTTGACGAACGATACGTTTGATATTCTCCATGCGAGTGCCTATATTGCTGAATTTTTCAATAATGGCAATGACGTCCGTGGCGAAATTCTCTGGAAGTTCTTCCGCTCGGAGCAATTCAAAAAGTTTGTCTACAAGGTGTCGAAGGGCGGCGAAATGCATGCTAGCGAGCGCCAGATTATTATTCCGGTGCGTAGTTGCGTGGGCGAAGATGCTTGGTGGAAAGTCATTTTCCAGTTCCTTGTCGAAGACGATGGGTCAATTCGCTATTTGTTCCTGATTTCTGATGAAACGAGCGGCATCCAGAAGGATACGATTCTTGATACGATCATGCTTTCGGCAGGAAATTCGATTCTTGTGATTTTTGACAAGAACCGTAAAGTCAAGTACATGTCTAAACAGTTGGCTGATTACCTTGTTGTGGACTGGAAAGATGCGATTGGGCAACCACTAGAAAACATGCCCAAGTGCGGCATGCCCGAAGATGTTGTAGAAGCGCTCAAAAGGACGTTTAATGAGCAAGGTGTCTGGAAAGATACGTTTATGCTCCAGACGCTCAATTCGCATACAGACACTTGGTTCCGCGGAGAAGCTTGCACGCTCAAGGTGCAAGAAGCGATTGTCGGCTATATGCTCTCGATGATCGATATTTCTGAGGTTGTGGCGGCTCGTGAAATTGCTGAACATGCAACACAGGCCAAGAGTGAATTCTTGGCAAATATGAGTCATGAAATCCGCACACCGATGAATGCCATCATCGGTATGGCTCACTTGATTCAGGAAACGAAACTGGATGAGCGACAGCTTGGATTTATCGAACGCATTAGCCATGCGGCAACATCGCTGCTCGGTATTATCAATAACATTCTCGATTTCTCGAAAATCGAAGCGAATAAGCAAGATTTGGAAATCACGCAACTTGTGCTGCAAGATATTATTGGTGAAGTTGCTGCCCTTGCCGAAGTGCGCATCGCCGGGCGCCCAATAGAATTGATTGTCGATGTAGACCC
This is a stretch of genomic DNA from Fibrobacter sp. UWB13. It encodes these proteins:
- a CDS encoding HD-GYP domain-containing protein — translated: MERSRLKILVVDDTKTNIDVLEGILSNDYDVCVALNGKKAIELTEKIKPDLILLDVMMPEMDGYETLRIMREKNILQGIPVIFLTAKADSKSEQIGLDLGAVDYITKPFNPALVTLRIKNQLQLKLQRDHLHDLVDEKTADLRRTLKVMLTSLGSLAEYRDPETGEHIKRTQIIVQRLAEELRKNSKFTETITPEYIENLATAAPLHDIGKVGIHDRILRKPGTLTQDEREIMMQHPQMGYDVLQEATKELHDSPMVRIAAEMALGHHEHWNGEGYPNHKKKDDIPIGARIMAVADVYDALVSKRPYKDPYPHEVAVKEIVKGRGTQFDPDVVDAFLAIADQLPEIYERFKDTSSSEECKD
- a CDS encoding hybrid sensor histidine kinase/response regulator, whose translation is MTPSPINEKKRHLSWRISLVYTIPMLVFTIVLVVVFSNFLKSTLITSSYSSSESKFQDKVVVDLELFFSKFEKHFKPLPQILQHTKESEIKKVLKKHQQSSPFIVDAYYGNKNGKYISANDYKLEEGKKEFRIRTWYLEASRHKGLAITGPEINAKAKKRVLTYSYPLWEKNRTFMGAVAVDVDLQKVRQLMGEFARTDGGITMLVSSENDSLFTYFPYETNLHNIVTDTVAGLLHLVQDDIQIENLDSVNVTLFEKTNVENRKLIFLVKPLKNAPFYVVHVIQKNKVVAKVQENLYAIILVVSLIVVSLIFLTWLIVRFLFKFFIQKDLNESVSSSTMFETLLGSDNFRLILTNDTFDILHASAYIAEFFNNGNDVRGEILWKFFRSEQFKKFVYKVSKGGEMHASERQIIIPVRSCVGEDAWWKVIFQFLVEDDGSIRYLFLISDETSGIQKDTILDTIMLSAGNSILVIFDKNRKVKYMSKQLADYLVVDWKDAIGQPLENMPKCGMPEDVVEALKRTFNEQGVWKDTFMLQTLNSHTDTWFRGEACTLKVQEAIVGYMLSMIDISEVVAAREIAEHATQAKSEFLANMSHEIRTPMNAIIGMAHLIQETKLDERQLGFIERISHAATSLLGIINNILDFSKIEANKQDLEITQLVLQDIIGEVAALAEVRIAGRPIELIVDVDPEIPEVLMGDPLRLSQIFTNLINNATKFTESGSITLKIKQEQVLGNNVKLSFSVIDTGIGMTSEQLQHLFNAFTQADGSITRKYGGTGLGLVISKSLVELMGGELRVESEYGKGSKFFFTITLALASQVAVPKWKSVSTFKNKNVLLVDDCERLRAVLRHYLTKLRCVVEEAASVDEALDLIQAHEEAGETPYDFFIVDYQMPIMNGFDFVQGLPANMRIIPKILMHPIHFDEKNYHLASEIGFNSCVAKPLQISSLLSAMQEAVNEKLTYQKAQKVEKNKIFFKEAKILLVEDNEMNQDLAVSLLNSVGLATMVAANGKIALDLLKKDAFDLVLMDIQMPVMNGLDATRAIRNRSDEYFKNVPIIAMSARAFQKDRDDCLHAGMNSYIAKPIDPMMLYAELAKYLQVADKIPMAASVSETENTSVSTDDSAVAMFQKVRNFDAAAGLYHANDNRNLYFKIIQGFVRDYGGEVLKLKKSFEGADFEESTRIVHTIKGLCGTIGSYHVQTLGVMLENSLLKKEQNYSEYNAFIDALEDLIDDLKIVLQNIAAEQSSAAVIIKHVDPEAISKLTQAIEELKPAVESCSLTACKRILDSLDEIMFSQEQESLLQKLHNQIDDYDFTAAEASLKSLEETLKEPSQP